One genomic region from Jilunia laotingensis encodes:
- a CDS encoding penicillin-binding protein yields MTRYFFVILLMGLIGVAIVVKAGITMFAERQYWQDVADRFVKENVTVKPNRGNIISADGKLMASSLPEYRIYMDFKAGAPAKIDSLKKHMNEICEGLHQIFPDKSAAEFKAHLQKGMKKGSRNYLIYPKRISYIQYKEAKRLPVFNMNKYKGGFHELAYNQRKKPFGSLAARTLGDLYADTAQGAKNGIELAFDTLLKGRDGITHRQKVMNKYLNIVDIPPVDGCDLISTIDVGMQDICEKALVDKLQEINATVGVAVLMEVATGEVKAIVNMMKGVDGGYYEMRNNAISDMLEPGSTFKTASIMVALEDGYITPDYEVDTGNGIKMMYGRPMKDHNWYRGGYGRINVTRILEVSSNVGTSSIIDQFYHSNPQKFVDGLKRMSIDQPLHLQIAGEGKPNIKGPKERYFAKTTLPWMSIGYETQVPPMNILTFYNAIANNGVMVRPKFVKAAMKDGEIVEEFPTEVINPKICSDRTLQQIHEILYKVVHQGLAKPAGSKQFSVSGKTGTAQISQGAAGYKTGRTNYLVSFCGYFPSEAPKYSCIVSIQKPGLPASGGLMAGSVFGKIAERVYAKDLRLPMANAVDTNSVVIPSVKAGEMNDTKRVLDELNIANQPKFTSKGKEIWGSAHAAPKSVILESRDLMRDFVPSVIGMGAKDAVYLLESKGIKVHLTGVGKVKSQSIANGTRIKKGQTIHLVLSEK; encoded by the coding sequence ATGACCCGTTACTTCTTCGTCATCCTCCTGATGGGGCTGATAGGAGTAGCTATTGTTGTCAAGGCAGGCATCACGATGTTTGCCGAACGGCAATACTGGCAGGATGTCGCCGACCGGTTCGTCAAAGAGAATGTCACGGTAAAGCCCAACCGGGGGAACATCATCTCCGCCGATGGCAAGCTGATGGCAAGTTCCCTTCCCGAATACCGCATCTACATGGACTTCAAAGCCGGTGCCCCGGCAAAGATCGACTCGCTAAAAAAACATATGAACGAAATCTGCGAAGGGCTGCATCAGATATTCCCCGATAAAAGTGCCGCTGAATTCAAAGCCCATCTTCAAAAAGGGATGAAAAAAGGAAGCAGGAATTACCTCATTTACCCAAAGCGTATCTCTTACATCCAATATAAAGAAGCCAAACGGTTGCCGGTATTCAATATGAACAAATACAAAGGCGGCTTCCATGAACTAGCTTACAACCAACGGAAGAAACCGTTCGGTTCACTGGCAGCCCGTACGCTGGGCGATTTGTATGCTGACACAGCACAAGGTGCAAAGAATGGCATCGAACTCGCATTCGACACATTACTGAAAGGAAGGGACGGAATCACGCACCGCCAGAAAGTGATGAACAAATACCTAAATATCGTTGACATTCCTCCGGTGGACGGATGCGACCTTATCTCCACAATCGATGTAGGTATGCAGGACATCTGCGAGAAAGCACTCGTGGACAAACTGCAAGAAATAAATGCCACCGTAGGCGTAGCCGTACTCATGGAAGTAGCGACCGGAGAGGTAAAAGCCATCGTCAACATGATGAAGGGTGTAGACGGAGGATATTACGAGATGCGCAACAATGCCATCAGCGATATGCTCGAACCGGGATCGACCTTCAAAACAGCTTCTATCATGGTGGCTCTGGAAGATGGATACATCACTCCGGATTATGAAGTAGATACAGGCAACGGTATTAAGATGATGTACGGCCGGCCGATGAAAGACCATAACTGGTATCGCGGTGGATACGGAAGAATCAACGTGACCCGGATTTTGGAAGTTTCGTCCAACGTGGGTACATCCAGCATCATCGACCAGTTCTATCACAGTAACCCCCAGAAGTTTGTCGACGGGCTGAAACGTATGAGTATCGACCAACCACTGCATCTACAGATAGCCGGAGAGGGAAAACCGAACATCAAAGGCCCTAAAGAACGTTATTTTGCGAAGACTACCCTCCCTTGGATGAGCATCGGATACGAAACCCAAGTGCCTCCAATGAATATCCTGACATTCTATAACGCCATTGCCAACAACGGGGTCATGGTACGCCCCAAGTTCGTAAAAGCAGCTATGAAGGACGGAGAAATCGTTGAAGAGTTTCCAACAGAGGTGATTAATCCGAAGATATGTTCGGATCGTACTTTGCAGCAAATCCATGAGATTCTTTATAAAGTGGTTCACCAGGGATTAGCCAAGCCCGCTGGAAGCAAACAGTTCTCGGTATCCGGAAAAACGGGTACGGCACAGATCTCCCAAGGAGCCGCAGGCTACAAAACCGGACGAACCAATTATCTGGTCAGCTTCTGCGGATATTTCCCTTCGGAAGCTCCCAAATACAGTTGCATTGTCTCCATCCAGAAACCGGGACTTCCCGCTTCCGGAGGCTTAATGGCGGGAAGTGTGTTTGGCAAAATTGCAGAAAGAGTATACGCCAAAGATCTCCGTCTGCCAATGGCAAATGCGGTAGATACCAACAGCGTGGTGATCCCCAGCGTGAAAGCGGGAGAAATGAATGATACCAAACGAGTCTTGGATGAATTGAATATTGCCAATCAACCGAAGTTCACCAGCAAAGGCAAGGAGATATGGGGCAGCGCGCATGCGGCACCGAAAAGCGTGATCCTTGAAAGCAGGGATCTGATGCGTGATTTTGTACCAAGCGTTATCGGTATGGGTGCGAAAGATGCCGTTTACCTACTCGAAAGCAAAGGGATAAAAGTACACCTGACGGGCGTAGGTAAAGTTAAAAGCCAGTCGATAGCCAACGGGACAAGGATAAAGAAAGGGCAGACGATCCACTTGGTATTAAGTGAAAAATAA
- a CDS encoding FtsL-like putative cell division protein: protein MEKEEEKTNKAGKKKKRTSFKSILGGDILATDFFRRQTRLIVLIMVFVIFYIHNRYASQQQQIEIDRLKQELIDIKYDALTRSSELMEKSRQSRIEEYISTKESDLQTSTHPPYLIEN, encoded by the coding sequence ATGGAGAAGGAAGAGGAAAAAACAAATAAGGCAGGAAAGAAGAAGAAAAGAACTTCATTCAAGAGCATACTGGGAGGTGACATTCTGGCTACGGACTTTTTCCGCCGCCAGACTCGCCTGATAGTGCTTATTATGGTGTTTGTCATCTTCTATATCCACAACCGTTATGCCAGCCAGCAACAACAAATCGAGATAGACCGGCTGAAACAGGAACTTATCGACATTAAGTACGATGCACTGACACGCAGTTCGGAGTTAATGGAGAAAAGCAGGCAATCGCGCATCGAAGAGTATATCTCGACCAAAGAGAGCGATTTGCAGACTTCGACCCATCCACCTTATTTAATTGAGAATTGA
- a CDS encoding UDP-N-acetylmuramoyl-L-alanyl-D-glutamate--2,6-diaminopimelate ligase translates to MKLSELLKAIQPIQVVGASDIEITGVNIDSRQVETGHLFMAMRGTQTDGHTYIPAAIGKGAVAVLCEDMPEQPAEGITYIQVKDSEDATGKIATHFYGDPTSKIELVGVTGTNGKTTIATLLYNTFRYFGYKVGLLSTVCNYIDDEAIPTEHTTPDPITLNRLLGRMADEGCKYVFMEVSSHSIAQKRISGLKFAGGIFTNLTRDHLDYHKTVENYLKAKKKFFDDMPKNAFSLTNLDDKNGLVMTQNTRSRVYTYSLRSLSDFKGRILESHFEGMLLDFNNHELAVQFIGKFNASNLLAVFGAAVLLGKKEEDVLVALSTLHPVAGRFDAIRSPKGFTAIVDYAHTPDALVNVLNAIHGVLERKGKVITVVGAGGNRDKGKRPIMAKEAANASDRVIITSDNPRFEEPQDIINDMLAGLDAEDRKKTISITDRKEAIRTACMLAEKGDVILVAGKGHENYQEIKGVKHHFDDKEILKQLFSEE, encoded by the coding sequence ATGAAGTTAAGCGAATTATTAAAAGCTATTCAACCGATACAAGTTGTCGGAGCTTCGGACATAGAAATAACCGGAGTCAACATTGACTCCAGACAAGTGGAAACCGGTCATTTATTCATGGCAATGCGCGGTACGCAGACAGACGGACATACATACATCCCGGCTGCCATCGGAAAAGGTGCCGTTGCCGTACTTTGCGAGGACATGCCGGAGCAACCGGCCGAAGGAATCACCTACATTCAGGTGAAGGATAGCGAAGATGCTACCGGAAAGATTGCCACCCATTTCTATGGCGATCCCACTTCTAAGATAGAACTGGTAGGCGTAACCGGAACAAACGGTAAAACGACAATCGCCACCTTATTATATAATACATTCCGCTATTTCGGTTATAAAGTAGGACTTCTTTCCACTGTATGCAATTATATCGACGATGAAGCTATCCCGACCGAACACACCACTCCCGATCCTATCACGCTGAATCGCTTGTTAGGCAGAATGGCAGACGAAGGCTGCAAATATGTCTTCATGGAAGTTAGTTCCCACTCCATCGCACAGAAACGAATCAGCGGGTTAAAGTTCGCAGGTGGCATATTCACCAACCTGACGCGCGATCATCTGGATTATCATAAAACGGTGGAGAACTACCTGAAAGCCAAGAAGAAGTTCTTCGACGATATGCCCAAGAATGCATTCAGCCTGACCAACCTGGACGATAAGAACGGTTTGGTAATGACCCAGAACACCCGTTCGCGCGTATATACCTATTCATTAAGAAGTTTGAGTGACTTTAAAGGCCGTATACTGGAATCCCATTTCGAGGGGATGTTATTGGACTTCAACAACCACGAGCTAGCCGTACAATTCATCGGCAAGTTCAACGCCTCTAACCTGCTGGCTGTATTCGGTGCCGCTGTATTGCTCGGCAAGAAGGAAGAAGACGTATTAGTTGCCCTCAGCACCCTGCATCCGGTAGCCGGACGTTTTGACGCAATACGTTCCCCGAAAGGTTTTACAGCCATCGTAGATTATGCACACACCCCGGATGCATTGGTCAACGTACTCAATGCCATCCACGGTGTACTCGAAAGAAAAGGAAAAGTGATCACCGTAGTCGGTGCCGGTGGTAACCGCGATAAAGGAAAACGTCCTATCATGGCCAAGGAAGCAGCCAACGCAAGCGACCGCGTCATCATCACCTCGGACAATCCCCGTTTCGAAGAGCCACAAGATATCATCAACGACATGCTGGCAGGTCTCGATGCCGAAGACAGGAAAAAAACAATCAGCATCACCGACCGCAAGGAGGCCATCCGTACCGCCTGTATGCTGGCGGAAAAAGGAGATGTAATCCTCGTAGCCGGAAAAGGTCACGAGAATTATCAGGAAATAAAAGGAGTGAAACATCATTTTGATGATAAGGAAATATTAAAACAGTTGTTTAGCGAGGAGTAA